Proteins co-encoded in one Setaria viridis chromosome 9, Setaria_viridis_v4.0, whole genome shotgun sequence genomic window:
- the LOC117838341 gene encoding protein EARLY-RESPONSIVE TO DEHYDRATION 7, chloroplastic, which produces MASASSNAKQSLYPEVNQSHPDLNTPFYSAPTTSTSTGSSLYPTVDPNKLAENLFPETAEEEAAPPPPTTEETIVTVPGAQLHLVDPDRSLDLGAGTLSVVRLRQGDHSVAVLARLTPEKPHHRRGLFRLFSSGRSGGDGAEHEPVQWPLTRDVAAVKLDAAHYFFSLHVPHTDHPDDKEEGDEGADEAEAALSYGLTVAGKGQEKVLEELDRALEEYTTFSVKQVEAAAKEKLEVMDSRAVAEITPEEAVGDKKEVVEEKSAAFWTTIAPNVDDYSSSVARLIARGSGQLVRGIIWCGDITAEGLRRGENVVKKSVGPSAKPTQVKPSTLRRMKRARRVTKMSNRVANSILSGVLKVTGFVTSTVMNSKPAQKFFKLMPGEVILASLDGFGKVWDAVEVSGKNVMQTSSVVTTSVVTHRYGEQAGEATQNYLHATGNALGAAWAVFKIRKALDPKGNMKKSSIVSQAAHAVAKESITRQKKK; this is translated from the exons ATGGCTTCCGCTTCCTCGAATGCCAAGCAGAGCCTCTACCCCGAGGTGAACCAGTCCCACCCTGATCTCAACACCCCCTTCTACTCCGcgcccaccacctccacctccaccggcaGTTCCCTCTACCCCACCGTCGACCCCAACAAGCTCGCCGAGAACCTCTTCCCGGAGACGGCCGAAGAGgaagccgcgccgccgcctccaaccACCGAGGAGACCATCGTCACGGTCCCGGGCGCGCAGCTCCACCTCGTCGACCCCGACCGCAGCCTCGACCTCGGCGCGGGCACGCTCTCCGTCGTGCGCCTCCGCCAGGGGGACCACTCCGTCGCCGTCCTCGCGCGCCTGACCCCCGAGAagccccaccaccgccgcggcctcTTCCGCCTGTTCAGCAGCGGGCGGTCCGGCGGCGATGGAGCCGAGCACGAGCCCGTCCAGTGGCCGCTCACCCGCGACGTCGCGGCGGTCAAGCTCGACGCCGCGCACTACTTCTTCTCGCTCCATGTCCCGCACACGGACCACCCGGACGACAAGGAGGAAGGCGACGAGGGcgcggacgaggcggaggcggcgctgaGCTACGGCCTCACGGTCGCTGGAAAGGGGCAGGAGAAGGTGTTGGAGGAGCTGGACAGGGCCCTGGAGGAGTACACCACCTTCTCGGTGAagcaggtggaggcggcggcgaaggagaaGTTGGAGGTGATGGACTCGAGGGCGGTGGCCGAGATCACGCCTGAGGAGGCTGTCGGGGATAAGAAGGAGGTTGTGGAGGAGAAGTCGGCGGCGTTCTGGACGACGATCGCGCCGAACGTGGACGACTACAGCTCGTCGGTGGCGAGGCTGATTGCGCGAGGCTCGGGGCAGCTAGTGAGGGGCATCATCTGGTGCGGCGACATCACGGCGGAGGGCCTGCGCCGTGGAGAAAATGTAGTGAAGAAGAGCGTGGGGCCCAGCGCGAAGCCGACGCAGGTGAAGCCCAGCACCCTCAGGAGGATGAAGAG GGCTAGGAGGGTTACAAAGATGTCCAACAGGGTGGCAAATTCAATCCTGTCTGGCGTTCTGAAGGTCACAGGCTTTGTCACAAGCACTGTGATGAACTCCAAACCAGCACAGAAGTTCTTCAAGTTGATGCCTGGCGAAGTCATTCTTGCTTCACTTGATGGATTTG GTAAAGTATGGGATGCCGTTGAGGTGTCGGGCAAGAATGTGATGCAGACATCATCAGTTGTGACAACTTCTGTTGTAACACACAG ATACGGTGAGCAAGCAGGGGAGGCCACACAGAATTACCTCCACGCTACAGGAAATGCTCTCGGAGCAGCGTGGGCTGTGTTCAAGATTAGGAAAGCACTTGACCCCAAGGGAAATATGAAAAAGTCATCGATCGTCAGCCAAGCAGCGCATGCTGTGGCCAAAGAATCAATTACCAGGCAAAAGAAGAAATGA
- the LOC117838340 gene encoding putative pentatricopeptide repeat-containing protein At3g49142: protein MRASRSHLPATGDVDALLRLVAACRAPAHLPSLRAAHARLLLLLHPSHPYAAPARVKLIQAYAACSALPAAHAVLESSCPLDRGGTTTTAVCFNVLIRALTAASLHRDALRLFVSMRPRGPACFPDHYTYPLALKSCAASKELLLGLQIHSAVAKLGLDANRYVAHSAISMYARCGRPEDAYRVFDGMQHRDVVSWNAMISGFARAGLFERAVEVFKEFVALQCSIPDAGTMASILPAMGNAKAEDILFVRKAFDEMQFKELISWNAMLAIYANNGYHVKAVELFLRMEKDGIGVKPDSVTLATVLPPCGELSAFSVGKRIHENIKRKMMLPNLLLENALLDMYANCGCLKDAREVFDSMSARDVISWTSIISAYGKHGHGREAVDLFEKMLGQGLEPDSIAFVAVLAACSHAGLLDVGKRYFGSMTSRYHITPKAEHYTCMVDLLGRAGCISEAYDFITTMPIEPNERVWGALLQACRIHSNMDIGVVAADSLFRLVPEQTGYYVLLSNMYARAGRWADVTSVRSVMANKGIKKLPGASIVELGDRVHTFHIGDRYHPQSEMIYQKLDELLGRIRGMGYNPEVEATLHDVEEEDKEGHLSVHSEKLAIAFLLINTSPGTPIRVTMNLRTCGDCHFAAKLISTITSREIILKDTNRIHHIVQGACSCGDYW from the coding sequence ATGCGCGCGTCGCGGAGCCACCTGCCTGCGACCGGCGACGTCGacgccctcctccgcctcgtggCCGCCTGCCGCGCGCCCGCTCACCTCCCGTCCCTTCGCGCCGCGCACGCTCGCCTCCTTCTGCTGCTCCACCCATCCCATCCCtacgccgcgcccgcccgcgtcAAGCTCATCCAGGCCTACGCCGCTTGCTCCGCGCTCCCCGCAGCCCACGCCGTGCTCGAGTCTTCCTGCCCCCTCGATCGcggcggcaccaccaccaccgccgtctGCTTCAACGTCCTCATCCGCGCGCTCACCGCCGCATCACTCCACCGCGACGCGCTCCGCCTCTTCGTCTCCATGCGGCCGCGGGGCCCCGCCTGCTTCCCCGACCACTACACCTACCCGCTCGCGCTCAAGTCGTGCGCGGCGTCGAAGGaactcctcctcggcctccagATCCACTCCGCCGTCGCCAAGCTCGGCCTTGACGCGAACCGCTACGTGGCGCACTCGGCGATCAGCATGTACGCACGGTGCGGCCGCCCGGAGGACGCGTACAGGGTGTTCGACGGAATGCAGCACCGGGACGTCGTCTCCTGGAACGCCATGATCTCTGGGTTCGCTCGCGCGGGTTTGTTTGAACGTGcggtggaggttttcaaggagtttgTGGCACTGCAGTGTTCAATCCCCGATGCCGGTACAATGGCAAGCATCTTGCCAGCTATGGGGAATGCCAAGGCAGAGGACATATTATTCGTCAGGAAAGCATTTGACGAGATGCAGTTTAAAGAACTTATTTCTTGGAATGCAATGCTCGCTATATATGCTAACAATGGGTACCATGTTAAGGCTGTTGAACTGTTCTTGAGGATGGAAAAGGACGGGATTGGGGTCAAACCTGATTCAGTGACTCTGGCAACAGTTCTTCCTCCATGTGGGGAGCTCTCAGCATTTTCGGTGGGAAAACGGATCCATGAGAATATCAAGAGGAAAATGATGCTCCCTAACTTGTTGCTTGAAAATGCTCTATTGGACATGTATGCTAACTGTGGATGTTTGAAGGATGCTAGGGAGGTCTTTGATTCCATGAGTGCACGGGATGTGATATCGTGGACTTCAATCATATCTGCTTATGGCAAGCATGGTCATGGAAGAGAGGCTGTTGATCTTTTTGAGAAGATGCTAGGACAGGGTCTGGAACCTGACTCTATTGCCTTCGTTGCTGTTCTCGCAGCATGCAGCCATGCTGGTCTTTTGGATGTTGGAAAGCGTTACTTCGGTTCTATGACATCCAGGTATCACATAACTCCTAAAGCAGAGCACTATACTTGCATGGTGGACCTTCTTGGCCGCGCTGGTTGTATAAGTGAGGCATATGATTTCATCACGACAATGCCTATTGAGCCAAATGAAAGAGTCTGGGGAGCCTTATTACAAGCTTGTCGAATTCACTCTAATATGGACATTGGGGTTGTGGCAGCAGACAGTTTATTCCGATTGGTACCTGAACAAACAGGATATTATGTGCTATTATCTAATATGTATGCTAGGGCTGGGAGATGGGCTGATGTTACCTCGGTGAGAAGTGTCATGGCAAACAAGGGTATCAAGAAATTGCCTGGTGCTAGCATTGTTGAGCTAGGGGATCGGGTTCACACATTTCATATTGGTGATAGATATCACCCACAATCTGAAATGATCTATCAGAAATTGGATGAGCTATTGGGAAGAATTAGGGGAATGGGTTATAACCCAGAGGTGGAGGCCACACTTCATGAtgttgaagaagaagacaaggaggGTCATCTTTCAGTTCACAGTGAGAAATTGGCTATTGCATTTCTCCTAATAAACACTAGTCCAGGGACACCTATCAGGGTAACTATGAATCTCAGAACATGTGGTGATTGCCATTTTGCTGCAAAGCTGATCTCAACAATCACCAGTAGAGAGATTATCCTCAAAGACACCAATAGGATCCACCATATAGTACAAGGAGCTTGCTCATGTGGGGATTATTGGTAG
- the LOC117837458 gene encoding cell cycle checkpoint protein RAD17 isoform X1, whose amino-acid sequence MGKRPPVVVLSSSSGEDDGGGRRGPSARRSRTPASAPARAQSQAASGSRKKPRRESSAGRGRRRASGPAPLDSLKAEFDMLSEDFSECFDDLGMSGSIRKTKELWVDKYKPHSLAELAVHKKKVEDVKKWFEEKLTAPKQTVGRWTLVLTGQTGVGKSATVKAIAEDLGVDLCEWTTPVPTLWAEHVHANSGLRYISKLEEFENFVEKIRKYAMLRPTSVTSQRKLNIILIDDIPVTSGNAAFARLGKCLTGLIHSTQVPTVISLTHYHKSESNDTAMWNSKDLESLLQDAGAHKIAFNPVTTNSIKKILMRICKEERYDASEELLHQIAISSGGDIRHAIMSLQYYCLDPRRHSSALATNGTRAGSKSRDSLVPRQESYGLSSALSSPCGRDETLTLFHALGKFLHNKREINGDVDIDLDPFPLKEKLRRNSLKMDVPEKILSQAHGKVRTVADFLYENVLDFIDNEAVDDAWAVVSYLSEADCLLAGSPITSYSSENMAQLIAASVAARGVLFGNAHVASSRWHTIRSPKLWQTEQSFRSNKDQILNERFDCSSSCGSCNFSDLVTEFRPLERWIGPRNNGPISSSLHHGVGGSLLVNKLDADGSNYEEEDDDVIEEC is encoded by the exons atgGGGAAGCGGCCGCCGGTCGTCGTCCTCTCATCTTCCTCCGGCGAAGATGACGGCGGGGGGCGCCGCGGCCCTTCGGCGCGGAGGTCGAGGACGCctgcgtcggcgccggcgcgggcgcagTCTCAGGCAGCGagcggctccaggaaaaagccGCGCCGCGAGAGCAGCGCGGGGaggggacgccgccgcgcctcggGACCCGCGCCGTTGGACTCCTTGAAG GCTGAATTTGATATGCTCTCAGAAGATTTTTCAGAATGTTTTGATGACTTGGGTATGTCAG GATCCATACGGAAAACGAAAGAGCTTTGGGTTGACAAGTACAAACCCCACTCGTTAGCAGAGCTGGCTGTTCATAAAAAGAAG GTCGAAGATGTAAAGAAATGGTTTGAAGAGAAGCTGACGGCACCAAAG CAAACAGTTGGACGATGGACTCTTGTCCTAACTGGGCAAACTGGCGTTGGAAAATCA GCAACTGTGAAAGCGATTGCTGAAGACCTTGGAGTGGACTTATGTGAGTGGACAACTCCAGTGCCAACACTGTGGGCTGAACATGTTCATGCTAATTCAG GATTACGCTATATATCCAAGCTGGAAGAATTCGAAAACTTtgtggagaagataaggaaatatGCAATGCTTCGTCCAACCAGCGTCACATCCCAAAGAAAGCTTAATATTATTCTGATTGATGACATCCCTGTAACAAGTGGAAATGCTGCTTTTGCAAGACTAGGAAAATGCTTAACTGGTTTGATTCATAGCACACAAGTACCAACTGTCATTTCACTTACTCACTATCACAAAAGTGAGAGTAATGATACTGCAATGTGGAACTCTAAGGACCTTGAGTCCTTACTTCAAGATGCTGGTGCTCATAAG ATTGCTTTCAATCCAGTAACCACAAATTCGATCAAGAAAATTCTTATGCGAATATGCAAAGAAGAAAGATATGATGCATCTGAAGAACTACTGCATCAAATAGCAATATCCAGTGGAGGTGACATCAGACATGCAATAATGTCTCTTCAATACTATTGCCTTGATCCTAGAAGGCATAGTTCTGCACTGGCAACAAATGGTACTCGTGCTGGTTCAAAGAGCCGTGATTCTCTGGTTCCACGGCAGGAGAGCTATGGCCTCAGCAGTGCACTATCCTCTCCATGTGGAAGAGATGAGACACTTACACTATTTCATGCATTGGGGAAATTTTTGCACAATAAGAGGGAAATTAATGGTGATGTTGATATCG ACCTGGATCCATTCCCTCTTAAAGAAAAGCTAAGAAGAAATTCACTCAAAATGGATGTTCCTGAAAAGATTCTTTCACAAGCACACGGAAAAGTACGGACAGTCGCAGATTTTCTTTATGAAAATG TTCTTGATTTCATTGATAATGAAGCTGTTGATGATGCATGGGCTGTGGTATCATATTTGAGTGAGGCAGATTGTCTTCTTGCTGGCAGTCCAATCACATCATACAGCTCAGAAAACATGGCACAACTCATTGCTGCATCTGTTGCAGCACGAGGGGTTCTTTTTGGAAATGCTCATGTTGCTTCCTCGAG GTGGCATACTATCCGGAGCCCAAAGCTTTGGCAAACTGAGCAGTCATTTCGATCTAATAAG GACCAGATTTTAAATGAAAGATTTGATTGTTCAAGTTCCTGTGGTTCCTGCAACTTCTCTGACTTGGTCACAGAATTCAGACCCTTGGAGAGATGGATTGGTCCTCGCAACAATGGGCCTATAAGCAGCTCATTGCATCATGGTGTAGGTGGCTCGCTCTTGGTCAATAAACTCGATGCTGATGGAAGTAACTatgaagaggaagatgatgacgTGATAGAAGAATGCTAA
- the LOC117837458 gene encoding cell cycle checkpoint protein RAD17 isoform X2: MTWVCQAGSIRKTKELWVDKYKPHSLAELAVHKKKVEDVKKWFEEKLTAPKQTVGRWTLVLTGQTGVGKSATVKAIAEDLGVDLCEWTTPVPTLWAEHVHANSGLRYISKLEEFENFVEKIRKYAMLRPTSVTSQRKLNIILIDDIPVTSGNAAFARLGKCLTGLIHSTQVPTVISLTHYHKSESNDTAMWNSKDLESLLQDAGAHKIAFNPVTTNSIKKILMRICKEERYDASEELLHQIAISSGGDIRHAIMSLQYYCLDPRRHSSALATNGTRAGSKSRDSLVPRQESYGLSSALSSPCGRDETLTLFHALGKFLHNKREINGDVDIDLDPFPLKEKLRRNSLKMDVPEKILSQAHGKVRTVADFLYENVLDFIDNEAVDDAWAVVSYLSEADCLLAGSPITSYSSENMAQLIAASVAARGVLFGNAHVASSRWHTIRSPKLWQTEQSFRSNKDQILNERFDCSSSCGSCNFSDLVTEFRPLERWIGPRNNGPISSSLHHGVGGSLLVNKLDADGSNYEEEDDDVIEEC; this comes from the exons ATGACTTGGGTATGTCAG GCAGGATCCATACGGAAAACGAAAGAGCTTTGGGTTGACAAGTACAAACCCCACTCGTTAGCAGAGCTGGCTGTTCATAAAAAGAAG GTCGAAGATGTAAAGAAATGGTTTGAAGAGAAGCTGACGGCACCAAAG CAAACAGTTGGACGATGGACTCTTGTCCTAACTGGGCAAACTGGCGTTGGAAAATCA GCAACTGTGAAAGCGATTGCTGAAGACCTTGGAGTGGACTTATGTGAGTGGACAACTCCAGTGCCAACACTGTGGGCTGAACATGTTCATGCTAATTCAG GATTACGCTATATATCCAAGCTGGAAGAATTCGAAAACTTtgtggagaagataaggaaatatGCAATGCTTCGTCCAACCAGCGTCACATCCCAAAGAAAGCTTAATATTATTCTGATTGATGACATCCCTGTAACAAGTGGAAATGCTGCTTTTGCAAGACTAGGAAAATGCTTAACTGGTTTGATTCATAGCACACAAGTACCAACTGTCATTTCACTTACTCACTATCACAAAAGTGAGAGTAATGATACTGCAATGTGGAACTCTAAGGACCTTGAGTCCTTACTTCAAGATGCTGGTGCTCATAAG ATTGCTTTCAATCCAGTAACCACAAATTCGATCAAGAAAATTCTTATGCGAATATGCAAAGAAGAAAGATATGATGCATCTGAAGAACTACTGCATCAAATAGCAATATCCAGTGGAGGTGACATCAGACATGCAATAATGTCTCTTCAATACTATTGCCTTGATCCTAGAAGGCATAGTTCTGCACTGGCAACAAATGGTACTCGTGCTGGTTCAAAGAGCCGTGATTCTCTGGTTCCACGGCAGGAGAGCTATGGCCTCAGCAGTGCACTATCCTCTCCATGTGGAAGAGATGAGACACTTACACTATTTCATGCATTGGGGAAATTTTTGCACAATAAGAGGGAAATTAATGGTGATGTTGATATCG ACCTGGATCCATTCCCTCTTAAAGAAAAGCTAAGAAGAAATTCACTCAAAATGGATGTTCCTGAAAAGATTCTTTCACAAGCACACGGAAAAGTACGGACAGTCGCAGATTTTCTTTATGAAAATG TTCTTGATTTCATTGATAATGAAGCTGTTGATGATGCATGGGCTGTGGTATCATATTTGAGTGAGGCAGATTGTCTTCTTGCTGGCAGTCCAATCACATCATACAGCTCAGAAAACATGGCACAACTCATTGCTGCATCTGTTGCAGCACGAGGGGTTCTTTTTGGAAATGCTCATGTTGCTTCCTCGAG GTGGCATACTATCCGGAGCCCAAAGCTTTGGCAAACTGAGCAGTCATTTCGATCTAATAAG GACCAGATTTTAAATGAAAGATTTGATTGTTCAAGTTCCTGTGGTTCCTGCAACTTCTCTGACTTGGTCACAGAATTCAGACCCTTGGAGAGATGGATTGGTCCTCGCAACAATGGGCCTATAAGCAGCTCATTGCATCATGGTGTAGGTGGCTCGCTCTTGGTCAATAAACTCGATGCTGATGGAAGTAACTatgaagaggaagatgatgacgTGATAGAAGAATGCTAA